The Helianthus annuus cultivar XRQ/B chromosome 11, HanXRQr2.0-SUNRISE, whole genome shotgun sequence region GGCATGTGGTTATGAGAACAAGGAACTTaacaacttatggttttggaacaacattaaaacggacaaccaactgtgaactcgccaacatttttgttgatacgtTGCTACATTCTTTGCAGGTCATTAGCTTATttgctggagcttgcatggagaaggagtcgttgtgggacatgaacCGTTGTGTGTTCAtgataaactttatgaactttaaatttatactttggttttgaacttatgcttccgctgttaacttagaCTTTGCTGAATTGTTAGACACTTATCATATTgattgtgttgtgttttatttacTTTACTaaattgttcaatatgattggtggcttgatcttggtcaGTCACACGCCCTGCGGTGaaactccgcttgtggattttgggggtgtgacagattggtatcttagccattggttatagtgaacttggttttaaaagggaaaaatctttttgacaaaaaccagactataacctgttcagtgctcaacgatccacaacgatgcttcgctccacgtgcaaggcccAACACtttaggtggtatgatttatgtttatattgcctacttaCTAGTTTACATTTGCACAGTGTGTTGCTCATGGTATGCCTTGTTAACGTAGTAGCATGTTGCCTATTAGCTCTAGTGTGCTCTCTATGACATTCAATTGTTTTCCTGAAaccttatgtgcttacactctccTGTCATTCCATACTTTTCACACCTCTATGTCACCATTCTCACTTACATTTTTTgtatgtgaagatcatgagtggacgcctCAACTTGACTCAGGCTCAACTGACGGCCCTAATCAATGAACGGGttgctgaggctttagcagcaaCCCAACCAGGAGGTCAACCTTCTCAGCCTCAAGCATGTAcgttcaagactttcatggatttTCGACCTAGTACTTTCAATGGCACAGAAGGAGTTGTAGGTCTTCTCCGCTGGTTTGAGAAGATTGaatctgtttttgagatgtgtgaatgccctgtaGCCAATAGGGTGAAGTTTTCGACTGGAACACTCAAAGGTAGTGCACTCTCCTGGTGGAAAACACAGGTGCAAatgctagggttggcagctgctaacgtcaccccatggaatgactttAAAGATCT contains the following coding sequences:
- the LOC110932274 gene encoding uncharacterized protein LOC110932274, which encodes MSGRLNLTQAQLTALINERVAEALAATQPGGQPSQPQACTFKTFMDFRPSTFNGTEGVVGLLRWFEKIESVFEMCECPVANRVKFSTGTLKGSALSWWKTQVQMLGLAAANVTPWNDFKDLIKEEYCHRDDIHKLEVEFYNLKMVGSEIEA